The Gordonibacter urolithinfaciens genome contains a region encoding:
- a CDS encoding type I restriction endonuclease subunit R, EcoR124 family codes for MALPMASDATDGDGKPIHGIEYYVPRSQYCGADGTGNSEHLRAVVDDICGGWQRRSLAGTFHAILATSSIAEAISYYRIFRDEHPGLKTTALFDPNIDNNGGAVYKEDGLVEVLEGYNATFGKHCTIPSHAAFKRDVAARLAHKKPYAGIEKKRDEQLDLLIVVDQMLTGFDSKWVNTLYLDKVLEYEHLIQAFSRTNRLFGPEKPFGTVRWYRYPHTMEQNMHAAFGLYSGDRPLGLFASKLEGNLRWANDVYGQIVGVFKIAGIESFDRLPDSDEACAKFAKLFKELTDTLEAAKIQGFNWDELTYEFEHEDGKTTVALCFDESAYLVLALRYKELFGPGGEAGGEDVPYDIHGYLTEIDTGHIDTAYMNANFEKWLKRLTAGGEQSELDAMLDDLHGSFATLDQEQQRLAEIVIQAAQGFDLAIEPGKTFMDYINEFAVRGKAGQVTALVEALGIDEGKLRRLMAGHVTEGNINEFGRFDSLKRTADPRRAKAFFEQREGKTIPPFKVSIMLDKLLREFVLSGGFDLG; via the coding sequence ATGGCGCTGCCCATGGCATCCGACGCCACAGATGGGGACGGAAAACCTATCCACGGCATCGAGTATTATGTGCCCCGCAGCCAGTATTGCGGCGCGGACGGCACGGGTAATTCGGAACACCTGCGGGCCGTGGTGGACGACATCTGCGGCGGCTGGCAGCGGCGCTCGCTGGCGGGCACCTTCCATGCGATTCTCGCCACGAGCAGCATTGCCGAGGCGATCAGCTACTATCGCATCTTCCGGGACGAGCACCCGGGACTCAAGACAACGGCGCTCTTCGATCCGAACATCGACAACAACGGTGGTGCTGTCTACAAGGAGGACGGACTGGTAGAGGTGCTGGAGGGCTACAACGCGACCTTCGGCAAGCACTGCACCATACCGAGCCATGCTGCTTTCAAGCGCGACGTGGCGGCTCGTCTCGCTCACAAGAAGCCTTACGCGGGCATTGAGAAAAAGCGCGATGAGCAGCTTGATCTGCTCATCGTGGTTGACCAGATGCTCACCGGCTTTGACTCCAAGTGGGTGAACACGCTCTATCTCGACAAGGTGCTGGAATACGAGCACCTGATCCAGGCGTTCAGCCGCACGAACCGCCTTTTCGGCCCCGAGAAGCCCTTCGGCACCGTACGCTGGTACCGCTACCCGCATACAATGGAGCAGAACATGCACGCCGCGTTCGGCCTGTACTCAGGCGACCGGCCCTTGGGCCTCTTCGCGAGCAAACTCGAGGGCAATCTGCGTTGGGCGAACGACGTGTACGGACAAATCGTCGGTGTCTTCAAGATCGCGGGCATAGAAAGCTTCGACCGCCTGCCCGACTCGGATGAGGCGTGCGCGAAGTTCGCCAAGCTCTTCAAGGAGCTTACCGACACGCTGGAGGCGGCAAAAATTCAGGGGTTCAACTGGGATGAGCTCACATACGAGTTCGAGCACGAGGATGGCAAGACCACCGTGGCACTCTGCTTCGACGAGAGCGCATACCTCGTGCTAGCGCTGCGCTACAAGGAGCTATTCGGCCCTGGCGGCGAGGCGGGCGGCGAGGACGTGCCCTACGATATCCACGGCTACCTGACCGAAATAGACACTGGTCACATCGACACTGCCTACATGAACGCCAACTTCGAGAAGTGGCTCAAGCGTCTGACGGCCGGTGGCGAGCAGTCCGAACTCGACGCGATGCTAGACGATTTGCATGGCTCGTTCGCGACCCTCGACCAAGAGCAGCAGCGCCTCGCAGAGATAGTGATACAAGCCGCGCAGGGCTTCGACCTCGCCATCGAACCCGGCAAAACGTTCATGGACTACATCAACGAGTTTGCGGTGCGCGGCAAAGCCGGACAGGTTACGGCCCTCGTTGAGGCGCTTGGCATCGATGAAGGAAAGCTGCGCCGACTCATGGCTGGACATGTGACGGAAGGCAACATCAACGAGTTCGGACGCTTCGACTCACTCAAGAGAACAGCAGACCCAAGGCGGGCCAAGGCATTCTTTGAGCAACGCGAGGGTAAGACCATACCACCCTTTAAGGTCTCTATCATGCTTGATAAGCTTCTGCGCGAGTTCGTTCTTTCCGGCGGTTTCGACCTCGGCTAG